One region of Paenibacillus polymyxa M1 genomic DNA includes:
- a CDS encoding MFS transporter, translating into MIRRSFYYLWGSQTISNAADIIYMLSVVVLVFSSSNSLMTTILIPLFRLSAQVISGLVAPIVLGRFRLTQVLLFSQFGQFIIFTLLLLYLWIVPEQRSFLFIFVMVFGMSFLDGWTNPARNALVPRLATGEGLMRANGMVAVSDQVVKCAGWALSGMIVAWLGSLNTLAIASCCYLVAVTVTSFIRDPLDQKESNPESPESLTDAVEPAKEKGSHWKELGEGWKIIWHNRRIRSLMIVDSVDSIGGVSWLGVFILAYVSQVLHRDASWWGFMNASFFSGTILGGLIVVGLVKRLQKNSFLYMLGALLVYVLITIVFALNTIPVAALVLFAVSGLPVQMAGIIRRTLLQTSAPPAQLPKVMAGIDVLTNLAFGLALLFMGWYADRFGMVQVYLLAAAMTTIAVLIGWWYRRAFQENEPIDQPTATSAGI; encoded by the coding sequence TTGATCAGACGCTCTTTTTATTACCTGTGGGGGTCTCAGACGATTTCCAACGCAGCAGATATCATCTACATGTTGAGTGTGGTGGTGTTGGTATTCAGTTCAAGTAATTCCTTAATGACGACTATTTTAATCCCGTTGTTTCGTTTGTCAGCTCAAGTGATTAGTGGGCTTGTTGCACCGATCGTGCTCGGTCGATTTCGGCTGACGCAGGTTCTGCTATTTTCCCAGTTTGGGCAGTTTATCATTTTTACGTTGCTGCTGCTTTATTTGTGGATCGTACCTGAGCAGAGGTCGTTTCTGTTTATTTTTGTGATGGTTTTTGGCATGTCTTTTTTGGATGGATGGACCAATCCTGCGCGTAATGCGCTTGTACCCCGTTTGGCCACTGGTGAGGGACTCATGCGGGCAAACGGTATGGTAGCGGTCAGTGATCAGGTGGTCAAGTGTGCAGGCTGGGCGTTGAGCGGAATGATTGTCGCTTGGCTGGGTTCCCTGAATACGCTTGCAATTGCCTCCTGTTGTTATCTCGTGGCTGTAACTGTCACGTCCTTCATTCGTGATCCGCTGGATCAAAAGGAATCAAACCCCGAATCTCCAGAGTCCTTAACAGATGCAGTAGAACCCGCAAAGGAAAAAGGCTCCCATTGGAAAGAGCTTGGGGAAGGATGGAAAATCATTTGGCATAACCGTCGTATTCGTTCTCTAATGATTGTCGACAGCGTGGACAGTATTGGGGGAGTCTCCTGGCTCGGCGTATTTATTTTGGCGTACGTCAGTCAAGTGCTGCATCGGGATGCGAGCTGGTGGGGCTTCATGAATGCGTCCTTTTTCTCCGGCACCATTTTGGGTGGATTAATTGTCGTTGGCTTGGTCAAGCGATTGCAAAAGAACAGCTTTTTGTACATGCTCGGGGCGTTGCTGGTGTATGTACTGATTACCATTGTATTTGCGCTGAATACCATTCCCGTGGCTGCGCTTGTTCTTTTTGCTGTGTCAGGCTTACCTGTTCAAATGGCAGGCATTATTCGCCGCACCTTGCTGCAAACCAGTGCACCGCCAGCCCAGCTGCCCAAAGTGATGGCGGGAATTGATGTGCTTACAAATCTTGCTTTCGGCCTGGCTTTATTATTTATGGGCTGGTATGCTGACCGATTTGGTATGGTGCAGGTGTATTTGCTGGCTGCGGCAATGACTACCATTGCTGTTCTGATCGGCTGGTGGTATCGACGTGCTTTTCAGGAAAATGAGCCCATTGACCAACCAACTGCTACAAGCGCTGGGATTTGA
- a CDS encoding ABC transporter ATP-binding protein — protein MSGKETWRRLLTYVGQYKTTTFWVIISAILSVLASLVGPYMIGRAIDHMVNQGAVDFRGIAQILYGLGVVYVVGSLFSWLLTYLTNRIAFQTVNDMRRELFDHFNILPLSFHDNHPQGDSISRFVNDMDAVSDGLLQGFSTLITGLITIIGSIVLMLYISPVMTLVVLVSAPITYVVARFITTKSQRMFREQAKILGSLNGYVEEMIGGQRVVTAFHYENRSLEEFSARNEQLYQAGVKSQFYGSLSNPSTRLVNNMTFSVTAMIGCISIILGGISVGGLSSFLIYTNLFAKPFNEITGVLTQFQAATASAQRIFAILDSPPEQPEKSNAVQPERSKGTILFDHVKFSYNPERTLITNFSLEVKPGTRVAIVGQTGAGKTTLVNLLMRFYDVDSGSISIDGVNINDMSRDSLRTNFGMVLQDTWLFSGTIRDNIAYGKPEATDEEVIAAATAANAHSFIKRLPHGYDTVISGSGDSLSQGQRQLLTIARVILVDPPMLILDEATSSIDTLTEARIQKAFMKMIDGRTSFVIAHRLSTIREADLILYMKNGDVVESGTHEGLLASGGHYASLYNSQFTTA, from the coding sequence ATATGGTAAATCAGGGAGCGGTAGACTTTAGAGGTATTGCACAGATTCTATATGGACTAGGCGTTGTATATGTTGTAGGCAGTCTATTTAGCTGGTTGCTCACATATTTGACGAACCGCATTGCTTTTCAGACTGTAAATGATATGCGGCGGGAGTTATTCGATCATTTTAATATCCTTCCGTTAAGCTTTCATGACAATCATCCGCAAGGAGATAGCATTAGCCGTTTTGTGAACGATATGGATGCCGTGTCCGATGGATTGTTGCAGGGCTTCTCCACCTTGATCACCGGGTTGATTACCATTATTGGTTCGATTGTACTTATGTTGTATATCAGCCCAGTGATGACGTTGGTGGTATTGGTGTCTGCCCCAATCACATATGTCGTTGCACGGTTCATTACTACAAAATCGCAACGCATGTTCCGTGAACAGGCCAAAATTTTGGGAAGCTTGAACGGTTATGTGGAGGAAATGATCGGCGGACAGCGGGTAGTTACTGCCTTTCACTATGAAAACCGCTCGCTTGAGGAATTTTCCGCCCGAAACGAACAATTATATCAAGCCGGAGTGAAATCGCAGTTTTATGGATCTTTGTCCAACCCTTCCACTCGATTGGTCAACAACATGACTTTCTCCGTCACCGCTATGATTGGCTGTATTTCGATCATTTTGGGCGGGATTTCGGTAGGCGGTTTATCGAGTTTTCTCATTTACACCAATTTGTTCGCCAAGCCCTTTAATGAAATTACAGGTGTGCTGACTCAGTTTCAGGCCGCTACAGCTTCTGCTCAGCGTATATTTGCTATTTTGGATTCACCGCCGGAGCAACCGGAAAAGTCGAACGCCGTGCAGCCGGAGCGCAGTAAAGGTACAATTCTGTTTGATCATGTGAAATTTTCCTATAATCCGGAACGAACACTCATTACGAACTTTAGTTTGGAGGTCAAGCCAGGCACTCGCGTAGCTATTGTCGGACAGACCGGAGCAGGCAAAACAACACTCGTTAACCTGCTCATGCGCTTTTACGATGTGGACAGCGGTTCGATCTCCATCGACGGAGTGAATATCAACGATATGAGCCGGGACAGCCTACGTACTAACTTTGGTATGGTGCTTCAAGATACATGGCTGTTCAGCGGAACGATCCGGGACAATATCGCTTACGGAAAGCCAGAGGCCACGGACGAAGAAGTCATTGCGGCTGCGACGGCTGCCAATGCGCATAGCTTTATCAAGCGCCTGCCTCATGGTTACGATACGGTCATCAGCGGATCGGGCGATAGCCTATCGCAAGGGCAAAGGCAGCTGCTCACTATCGCAAGGGTGATCCTCGTCGATCCACCTATGCTCATTCTGGATGAAGCAACCAGCAGTATAGACACCCTTACAGAAGCCCGGATCCAAAAGGCTTTTATGAAAATGATCGACGGACGCACCAGCTTTGTCATCGCCCACAGGCTATCAACCATCCGCGAAGCAGATCTAATTCTATACATGAAAAACGGCGATGTCGTCGAAAGTGGTACTCATGAAGGACTGCTCGCAAGCGGTGGCCATTATGCCTCGCTCTATAACAGCCAGTTCACTACGGCCTAA